One window of Hymenobacter sp. BRD128 genomic DNA carries:
- a CDS encoding DUF1599 domain-containing protein has protein sequence MQTPDHYDLILSRCRELFLAKTHDYGTAWRILRLPSVTDQLFIKASRIRTIQETGTQKIADGVDEEFVAIINYCLIALMQLRLPPSAPLDLPTAEVAAAYDRENAQNRELLLAKNHDYGEAWRQMRVSSITDLILMKLHRIKQLEDIGGAALVSESVEGGYRDMLNYAVFALILREEAASPAPRP, from the coding sequence TTGCAAACCCCCGACCACTACGACTTGATTTTGAGCCGCTGCCGCGAGCTGTTTCTGGCCAAAACCCACGACTACGGCACGGCCTGGCGCATTTTGCGCCTGCCCTCCGTTACGGACCAGCTTTTTATCAAGGCCAGCCGCATCCGCACTATTCAGGAGACGGGCACGCAAAAAATTGCCGATGGCGTGGACGAGGAGTTTGTGGCTATCATCAACTACTGCCTCATCGCGCTCATGCAGCTGCGCCTGCCCCCTAGTGCGCCCCTCGACCTGCCCACCGCCGAGGTAGCCGCTGCCTACGACCGCGAAAACGCCCAGAACCGCGAGCTGCTGCTGGCCAAAAACCACGACTACGGCGAGGCCTGGCGCCAGATGCGCGTGAGCAGCATCACCGACCTCATTCTGATGAAGTTGCACCGCATCAAGCAGCTCGAAGATATTGGCGGGGCGGCCCTGGTGAGCGAAAGTGTGGAGGGCGGCTACCGCGACATGTTGAACTACGCCGTGTTTGCCCTCATTTTGCGCGAAGAAGCGGCCAGCCCCGCGCCGCGCCCGTAA